Genomic window (Capricornis sumatraensis isolate serow.1 chromosome 16, serow.2, whole genome shotgun sequence):
ctcctttggtgaTCACTCAGTCCTTTGctctgtgagcaggccaggctgcGCATTAAGTTAGAGAATTTcgcaggaaagttctctctctctctctctctctctctctctctctgggtatCCCAGAGTTAGGGGTGCTGTCTgacattagctccctcagattgtcctcagggcattcaggcccagtccttaccttAAGCATGCAGCTTGCGCCTTCCTCTCCAGCCTCCAGTGGCTGATgcgagcatctgggctacttctctgccgGGAGTTGTGGTTAGGCACCTATTCTGTgcgttttggtttattttttcctcctggttatcttgccctctgagattctaaAACTCCCCATAGACCTACTGGTGagggggtttcctggtgtttggaaacttctccttcatgactccctccccaggacggTCTCCATCCCtgactcttttgtctctctttttgtcttttatattttttcctacctccttttgaagcgaatgggctgcctttctagGTGCCTGGTATCCTCCaccagcgttcagaagttgttttgtggaagtttttcagtgttcaaatgatcttttgatgaatttgtagagGAGAAGGTGCTCTTCCTATCCTATTCCTCCATCTTGGGACTGCCCCCCTGCATAACTCTTTAAGCTGATATTGTTTATAAATTATTACGGCAACCTAGCAGAATAAATGTCATTTACTTCAGGAAGCCTTCTGTAATCCCTTGGTGGTAGtattttagtcactaaattgcatccaactctgcgaacccatggacttgcagcccacaagacttctctgtccatgggattctctaggcaagaatgctggagtgtgttgccattccttctccagggcatcttcccaacccaggggttgaacccatgtctcctgcattggcagataaattctttaccactgagctaccagggaggccctcgGTAATCTCATAAGACTGGGTTAATTATGGTCCTCCTGTATATTCATTGTATCTGGTTACAGTCTTATCTATAGTACTTAATGCTTTTTTGCCAGTCTTCCTGACTAGATGGTAAACTTCATGAGGTTAAGACATGGATCTTGTTCATTATTGAATCCCAGTACCAAGAGACTGGCAGGCTTCcaaagtggtgcagtggtaaagaacttgcctgccagtgtaggagacaaaagagaaatgggtttgatccctgcatcggaaagatcccctggagaagaaaatggcaacccactccaggaatttctagcctgggaaatcccttaaacaaaggagcctgccaggctacagttcagggggtcacaaagagttggacatgattgagccagTAAGAACAAGCGTATAACACCAAGAGACTGGCACATGCCAGgtgtttttttcatctttgttgaATGAAGGAGTGAATGACAGCCAAAATCCTGTTTCACAACAAGAACCCAACTAAGAACAATAGTTGTCTGTCAGTGAATAGGACTACTTTTTAAAGCCGTGAATTTTCCTAAGCCAGAAATTGTTCAAGTAGAAAGAGGATGATTATTATAGATGTCATGGTAAAGATATCTCCATTGATGAGAGATTGGGACATGTGTCCTCTGGGGACTATTCCATCTCTAAGAATCTCTGATTCTTGGAAGTAGTTTTTaggaaaaacaaatttttgtttcttttctatagCATCTATGTGTCTCATTTATAAAAATGGTGAATGTtctcatttttattgtattagttataatttaaaaacttcaAACATTAATCAGCTGTTAGTATAATACAACATAGTATCTAAACCAATAGATTCAAAATAAGTCAGAGTCATAACTACTGacttagaagaaaacaataaaaaatgactATTAGGCCATTAAAAATAAAGGTAACTGAAATCTGTCAGCTCCAATATTTGATGAATGTAAAGAGTATTAATAAACACCAAAAAGTTTAGAcagtatatttgtatatgtttgcAAGACTTATTTATGCTATTAAAACCTCAGTTACTGGTTTGCTcctattttttgtgtttgtgttttcagATCCatttgatgaataaaataaagcaGACATAATCATCTCTGGAGAGATTATTTATATCCTGGTGTTTGaaatgatttatatttaaaatagtagtaaaaatggaaaaagagaaagtaaatgatGAAAAACCAGACCCAGAGAACTCCTTGGACTTTTCTGAACACTTCAACCAACTTGAACTGTTGGAAACACATGGACACCTTATTCCCACTGGTACCCAAAGTCTCTGGATAGGGAATTCTGATGACGATGAAGAGCaagatgaaaaaactgaagagTGGTATcaactgcaagaaaaaaaaatggaaaaagatccAAGCAAATTGCTTCTTTGGGCTGCTGAAAAAAAtcgggtaaaaaaaaaaaagaacagaacagttaaaaaagaaaccttAATTTAGTAGAAAAACTACTAGATTGGAAGCCAGAGGACCTGTCCCTGAAGCTCGCTTTGTCCTCAGACCAAACTGAAAAAATATCACTTCATGAAAACAGGTGTCTGAGGTTATTTTAGTTAGAAGGAATTGAGCTTCTTAATCTCTAGATTTCCTTGTTAGCATTGTTTTCTACTGATAAAAGtttatgttttaaagttttatacaCCATGCATATTGGTGTGATAATCCTACTACTGCTTTCAGAACATAGTGTTCCATTATTATGTTTTCTTCGCAGATGAAACATAACATATCAAACATGATTCTAGCCTGTATTGTTCATCTAACTGTAGCTTTAGTGCAATAAGCCTTAATTGGACCAGGAGTAAACATATGGATTGGTTTTCAGAGAATCACGTTTATAAAATCAAgtttatgagggaaaaaaaaaaaccaaaagaattTATAATTAACACTGACTTGTTCATTGTTAAATAAGTTGTCCTCCTCACCAAAGAAATCTTACATTTATTTTACAGTTATCTACTAACAAGGAAGTTTTCATTTAACTTTATTAAATCTAACACCACTAGACCGTTTCATGTTGTTTACTGTTTTGTTTCATGTTGGGTTTGTGAAAGATTTCCTGTTTTATTCTCAGCTGACCACAGTGCAGAGACTGCTTTCAGAAAGGGCTACCCATGTGAACACTCGAGATGAAGACAAGTACACACCGCTCCACCGAGCAGCCTACAATGGGCACTTAGATGTGGTCCGGGAGCTGATTGCACACGGGGCGGATGTCCATGCAGTGACAGTGGATGGCTGGACACCCCTGCACAGTGCCTGTAAGTGGAATAATGCCAGAGTGGCTTCTTTCTTACTGCAGCATGATGCAGATATCAATGCCCAAACAAAAGGCCTCCTGACCCCCCTACACCTTGCCGCTGGGAACAGAGACAGCAAAGACACCCTGGAGCTCCTCCTGATGAACCGCTACATCAAGCCAGGTCTGAAGAACAGCCTGGAGGAAACAGCATTTGACATCGCCAGGAGGACTGGTATCTATCACTACCTCTTTGAAATTGTGGAAGGTTGCACAAATTGTTCACCTCAGTCTTAATAACGGTTCTAATAATTTTCTTAAGTTTCTAAGTCCGAGTGCCTGCATTGTGTGAGATGTGAAATATCCCCATTGTACAAAGTTGACATCAAAAGTCTTAGGACAGTAATTCAGTGGTACTCACGATACTATCCCTCCAAGTGAATTGCCCTACCTTGATGtcaaaatgtatttgaaagttgtttgGATTTATCTTTAATGATTTCCATGGCGTTTGTGATTTTTACCAAATCATTTTAACTTGTCTATATTGAAAAACTTGTCAGAGGTTGTGCAGAAAACTAACGATATTTTTGGTGCTGATCcaagagaaatgtatttttacatTTACAATATCCCCCATCCTAGAGCTTTGTGGAGTATTTAGTATATCAACATGTATTTTTATAAGGTCAAGTAactcagaattttatttaaaaatcttaaatatacCGGTGCAGTTCAGCTATCTTCTCTGCATCACCATAGCCATTTACTTTCACTGTAAACCGTAAGAATGAACATATTAGTGACTTGAATCttcataagtttaaaaaaaattgagaaacctaggtctttgttttttattaatagaACCATAGATGTTTAATCTACACATATTATATACTGCCTCTCCTTCCACAATCCACACAATCCTGTGGACCCTCCTACCTCACCCACCCTGGTCAACCTATATAATCCTTATTCTCCTGGTGAGTTAGCACGACCCTTAAGACATGCGCACCACTATACCTTGGTCCAGGTGATCATAGCCTATTTGCCATCCAGCTAGTTTTACCTGTCCGGTCCTGCTGAGCCGGGACCTGCTCACCTTATCTCCCAGGGTCACAGGAAGGGTTCTTTTCCAggatcctcattttatagaagcCACACAAAGTCAAAGTGACAAGGGAAAAGGAATTCTAAGATGATTATACTGGGGCAAGTACGACAAAGTGGCTcaggcattttttaaaagccacattGTAGATAACAACAAAAGCGTAAGTATacatattctaaaaaaaaattaaaataaaggtttTAAACAACCAAGAAAAAGCGTGAATAATTCTTATACCTGTGTGTATCTTATCTATCTGGCATACATTTGTTTAGCTTTGACTCTGTCCATCTCTCCAGCAGCAGCttcttgttcctttgcctttctgtGACTAAAACAAAAGAGTTAATCTGTCAACTTCTCAGCACCAGAACTGACAAACTGGGGACAAGCAGCTGAACTAATGGGCTTTTTCTTTGGctatatatacgtatatgtgtgtttatgtgtgtatataaaagtgaaagcagtgaaagctcagagtcctaaccgctagaccaccagggaattccctctatggttatattttttaaatgtccacCAAAATATTTGTCTCTTTTGACCCTGTCCATGTGACCCAGTTACCTTAAACTAAGTAACAGTGTTATTTAATCAAATATATGTGGCAGTTTTTAGGTTAAAACAAGATTGGATCAtctcagaaaagttaaaaatgacaTATGAACTGAATCATTATGACAGTGTTTTTAAGACTTAGGAGAGCTTTGGTTATTTTGTGATCTCTGGCTAGCACATAACTCTATTTCAGGGTATCAATACCTTTGATATAAGGGTTTTGGCAAAAGTGAGAGGTTGATTTCTGTTTAATCTGACCTAATGTAGTGATACCAAATGACAAGGTATAGCTGATAGAAATGACAGTAGAATAAGACCCCAACTACCCCATTAGACTGCTAAACGAGGCTACTTGATTACCTGAAAGTCACAGAGCCTATGGCACCTTTCTTACTTGGGAATGAGTTGCAttcttgattttatatatataagcttTCCCTATGAGTATGACTCCAAAGGATCTGCTTTATTTCTAAGAAAATGAGATGTgacttctccctttttttcagtCTTCAATCACTCAACCAGTCCTAGGGAGCAAATTTCTACATATTAGAGAAATCCCTTCCATCCCTGAGGGTGGGACTTGTATTATTTGCTTCCTTTATACCTTCCTTGgtggttttttaatttcattttttattatttttttcttttttaattgaagtatacttgacataaaatattatatatttcaggtatataacaaagtgatttttttttttctttttggctgtgcttcatGGCCTGTGGGCCttggttccccaatcagggatccaGCCCACATCCCTCACATTGGAAGTgcacagtcttaaccagtggaccgccAAGAAGTCCCAACAAAGTGATTTGATACTCTCCTTAGTATTTTCTGACTCCTCAGTCCACAGAAGATGTGCACTAATCATGATTTTCACTGCTCAGTGGACCTTTGAATACACATTTGTATCGTGCAGGTCTGTTTATAAGCAGTACTACACAACCTgtgctgaagaaggaaatgccaacccactccagtgttcttacctggaaaattccatggacagaggagcctggtggactatagtgcatggggtggcaaagagttgggcacagttGAGCACACATGCCTATGTGCACACAACCTGTGCAGTTGGTTAAATCTGTGGATGCAGAACCACAGATACAGTTCTGATGAGAAAGTTCAATTTTCGGTTATGCAGAGGGTCAGCACCCCAATCTTTGTGTTTAAGGGTCAACTCCATATTAC
Coding sequences:
- the ANKRD49 gene encoding ankyrin repeat domain-containing protein 49, with amino-acid sequence MEKEKVNDEKPDPENSLDFSEHFNQLELLETHGHLIPTGTQSLWIGNSDDDEEQDEKTEEWYQLQEKKMEKDPSKLLLWAAEKNRLTTVQRLLSERATHVNTRDEDKYTPLHRAAYNGHLDVVRELIAHGADVHAVTVDGWTPLHSACKWNNARVASFLLQHDADINAQTKGLLTPLHLAAGNRDSKDTLELLLMNRYIKPGLKNSLEETAFDIARRTGIYHYLFEIVEGCTNCSPQS